One Methanobrevibacter sp. V74 DNA window includes the following coding sequences:
- a CDS encoding methanogenesis marker 7 protein has translation MYETLTFTGGIHKSEEIKELIEDLGGFILQDNIQQMELVLNMAVPLGDVDKIEEKSNELLAKLSVAPMAGSEIAIVSPTLARHHLPHAACDISEYLREFGAKDNMIGLARGDGKGTSGITEEEKELIGEHDIAVFALGSFENCIKEKSFLYDDIDVPVIVTGAPDIDVNELPGADAYVGGLGRIPRRLRRGSDVRALDNLVETIERILNEKKREMALDAPLVPSIVVKNAIENQVREIEDVISPTPVTSQLDGVRVKLDYDTYADVIANVVIDGKKLSEFAEIKKSKMYDYILVKINSESSIVENSN, from the coding sequence ATGTATGAAACATTAACATTCACTGGTGGAATTCACAAAAGTGAAGAAATAAAAGAATTAATCGAAGACTTAGGAGGATTTATTCTTCAAGACAATATTCAACAAATGGAATTGGTCTTAAACATGGCTGTTCCTTTAGGTGATGTTGATAAAATTGAGGAAAAATCAAATGAATTATTAGCAAAACTATCTGTCGCCCCTATGGCAGGTTCCGAGATTGCTATTGTTTCACCAACTTTAGCTAGACATCATTTGCCTCATGCAGCATGTGATATTTCTGAATATTTACGGGAATTCGGTGCTAAAGATAATATGATTGGTCTTGCTCGTGGTGATGGTAAAGGAACATCAGGCATTACTGAAGAGGAAAAAGAATTGATTGGTGAACATGATATTGCTGTTTTCGCATTAGGCAGTTTTGAAAATTGCATTAAAGAAAAATCGTTTTTATATGATGATATTGATGTTCCGGTGATTGTAACTGGAGCGCCGGATATTGATGTCAATGAACTTCCAGGTGCTGATGCATATGTTGGTGGTCTTGGTAGAATTCCAAGGAGACTTAGAAGAGGGTCAGATGTACGTGCACTTGATAATTTAGTGGAGACTATCGAAAGAATACTAAATGAAAAAAAACGTGAAATGGCTCTTGATGCGCCATTAGTGCCATCTATTGTTGTTAAAAATGCAATTGAAAATCAAGTTAGAGAAATTGAGGATGTTATTTCTCCAACACCGGTAACTTCACAATTAGATGGTGTTCGTGTAAAATTAGATTATGATACCTATGCTGATGTAATTGCTAATGTGGTGATTGATGGTAAAAAGTTATCTGAATTTGCTGAGATTAAAAAATCAAAAATGTATGATTATATTTTAGTAAAGATCAACAGTGAGAGTTCTATTGTAGAGAATTCTAACTAA
- the comB gene encoding 2-phosphosulfolactate phosphatase produces the protein MKVTLSFEESISSDISIMVDVLRASTTITLALNNFKRVIPCFSPDEAFNLKDKLGGVLAGERDGAKIEGFDIGNTPWGIKDLKTPQDTLILTTSNGTRILENMTSKVLVGCMINAKAVALKSTELACDHIDVVMAGVKGDFAIEDFLASGEILCWISKNLDDSELSEYAKAAILASRDYESVKEAFFNSRSGKRLIELNYKYDVELCCLRNISNNVAIYDNNELIL, from the coding sequence ATGAAAGTGACATTAAGTTTTGAGGAAAGCATCAGCAGCGATATTTCAATTATGGTTGATGTTTTACGTGCCAGTACAACAATTACCCTTGCTTTAAATAATTTTAAAAGAGTGATTCCGTGTTTCAGCCCAGATGAAGCTTTTAATTTGAAAGATAAACTGGGCGGAGTCTTAGCTGGAGAACGTGACGGAGCTAAAATTGAAGGTTTCGATATTGGAAATACACCTTGGGGAATTAAAGATTTGAAAACACCGCAAGATACTCTTATTTTAACAACAAGCAATGGAACTCGAATACTTGAGAATATGACCTCAAAAGTATTAGTCGGATGTATGATTAATGCAAAAGCAGTTGCTCTGAAAAGTACTGAGCTTGCTTGTGACCATATTGATGTGGTTATGGCAGGAGTTAAAGGAGACTTTGCAATTGAAGATTTTCTTGCATCTGGTGAAATATTATGCTGGATAAGCAAAAATTTAGATGATAGTGAGCTAAGTGAATATGCAAAAGCTGCAATTTTAGCTAGTAGAGATTATGAATCTGTAAAAGAAGCATTTTTTAATTCCAGATCAGGCAAAAGATTAATTGAGTTAAATTATAAATATGATGTTGAACTTTGTTGTTTGAGAAATATAAGTAATAATGTTGCAATATATGATAATAACGAATTAATCTTATAG
- a CDS encoding TraB/GumN family protein: MFFLKRECLKIIGTAHVSEESVNEVKDAIYEHHPDVVAIELDKGRYTRLKQEMMGIEHDDTIPVTKIIKENKVSLFFTSALLSYFQSKIGADVDVAPGSEMIGAIEAGEDLGIPIALIDRDVNVTLQRALNRMSFVEKAKFLFSLIASVFGHGEEEDIDIEELKNPDNLDELMEVFKDEAPSVHEVLVHERDAYLAGSIMRIPQDHVIAVVGAGHKPGIERYLDNPETLPNLKDLEVIENKKGIPWGKILLAMIPLLFVVIFFLAYFSGINITWNIYDFIIISMIMGFIGSILSGSKIQSAIVGGLVAPLTIIHPLLAAGWFSGLCEAKFRKVRQRDVKNLARVESFRDLWDNNIFRILLVVVGTNLGVSIATLVILPSKVFIPLFMKIFGL; the protein is encoded by the coding sequence GTGTTTTTTTTGAAAAGAGAATGTTTAAAAATAATAGGTACTGCTCATGTATCTGAAGAAAGTGTCAATGAAGTGAAAGATGCTATCTATGAGCACCATCCTGATGTAGTGGCAATTGAACTTGATAAAGGTCGATACACTAGATTAAAACAAGAAATGATGGGTATTGAACATGATGATACAATTCCCGTGACTAAAATCATCAAGGAAAATAAAGTCTCATTATTTTTCACAAGTGCACTTTTAAGTTACTTCCAATCAAAAATAGGGGCAGATGTAGATGTCGCTCCAGGTTCTGAAATGATTGGTGCTATTGAAGCCGGTGAAGATTTAGGAATTCCAATAGCTTTAATTGATAGAGACGTTAACGTTACATTACAGAGAGCTTTAAACAGAATGAGTTTTGTTGAAAAAGCTAAATTCTTATTTAGCTTAATTGCTTCAGTTTTTGGACATGGCGAAGAGGAAGACATTGATATTGAAGAGTTGAAAAATCCGGACAATTTAGATGAATTAATGGAGGTATTCAAAGATGAAGCTCCTAGTGTTCACGAAGTTCTTGTTCATGAAAGAGACGCATATCTTGCAGGTAGCATAATGAGAATACCTCAGGACCATGTTATTGCAGTTGTTGGAGCAGGGCATAAACCTGGAATTGAAAGATATTTAGATAATCCTGAAACATTACCTAATCTAAAAGACCTAGAGGTTATTGAAAACAAAAAAGGAATTCCATGGGGAAAAATACTATTAGCAATGATTCCTTTACTATTTGTTGTGATATTTTTTCTGGCATATTTTAGCGGGATAAATATCACTTGGAATATATATGACTTTATAATTATCAGTATGATTATGGGATTTATAGGATCAATCCTTTCAGGTTCAAAAATTCAATCTGCAATTGTTGGAGGGCTTGTAGCGCCATTAACAATTATCCACCCGTTACTTGCAGCAGGTTGGTTTTCAGGACTATGTGAAGCAAAATTTAGAAAAGTCAGACAAAGGGACGTGAAGAATTTAGCCCGCGTGGAAAGTTTCAGAGATTTATGGGATAACAATATATTTAGAATATTGCTTGTTGTTGTTGGAACTAACTTAGGAGTCAGTATTGCTACATTAGTGATTTTACCATCAAAGGTTTTCATACCACTATTTATGAAAATCTTCGGACTCTAG
- a CDS encoding DUF1922 domain-containing protein codes for MYFIFRCDCGRALYAKEGVATRKCICGKTLNIKSRRIFQKVATREEASLAVQEMQDKIYGNTGFKRASDL; via the coding sequence ATGTATTTTATATTTCGTTGCGACTGTGGAAGAGCATTATATGCTAAAGAAGGAGTGGCTACACGCAAATGTATTTGTGGAAAAACCCTAAATATTAAATCCAGACGTATTTTTCAAAAAGTAGCTACAAGAGAAGAAGCTTCACTTGCAGTTCAGGAAATGCAAGATAAAATATATGGAAACACTGGTTTTAAACGTGCCAGTGATTTATAA
- a CDS encoding hemolysin family protein, translating to MIGTTLEIIVILILIIINGYLSMAELAVVSVRKAKLQKYIDEGNKNAKIVAELGEDANEFLSTVQIGISLTAVLTGAFGGATLSEPLAAAISFIPYSEAISVIVVVIVSTYLTLVIGEIVPKVIALNDPEKVSLKVAKSMLVLTEVSRPISFILAKSSSFLLWLMRIENRNDDIVTEEEIELMIKEGREDGTIEEAEEDIIKRVFKLDDQKVESIMTPRNEIIWIDLEDDHDVNKVKIIESKRSIFPIAKGELDDFIGVVQAKDILSVMFSEEEFDVEKIVKEPLVVSEHLQTLELLKEFKENQEYVHMSLVIDEFGSVEGLITLNDLLEGIVGDIPSIDEEDEPEAIQREDGTWLIDGRYPIDKFKELFEFKDKLPDEEEDNYTTLAGFILSISGTVPNEEDKYECERFIFEIIDIDGHQIDKVLVTDLGSKEVTETEE from the coding sequence ATGATTGGGACGACACTCGAAATAATTGTCATATTAATTTTAATAATAATTAACGGATACTTATCAATGGCGGAACTTGCTGTTGTATCAGTTAGAAAAGCAAAATTACAAAAATATATCGATGAAGGAAATAAAAATGCAAAAATTGTTGCAGAATTAGGTGAAGATGCCAACGAATTTTTATCCACTGTTCAAATAGGAATATCCCTTACTGCTGTTTTAACAGGAGCATTTGGTGGAGCAACTTTATCAGAACCACTTGCAGCTGCAATTTCATTTATACCATATAGCGAAGCCATAAGTGTAATTGTAGTGGTAATAGTGAGCACATATTTAACATTAGTTATTGGGGAAATTGTACCAAAGGTTATAGCATTAAATGATCCCGAAAAGGTTTCTCTAAAAGTTGCTAAATCTATGTTAGTTCTTACAGAAGTTTCAAGACCAATAAGTTTTATTCTTGCAAAGTCAAGTAGTTTTCTATTATGGTTAATGAGAATTGAAAATAGAAATGATGACATTGTTACTGAAGAAGAAATCGAATTAATGATTAAAGAAGGAAGAGAAGATGGTACAATTGAAGAGGCGGAAGAGGACATCATCAAAAGAGTTTTCAAACTTGATGACCAGAAAGTTGAAAGTATAATGACCCCACGTAATGAGATTATTTGGATTGATCTTGAAGATGACCATGACGTGAATAAAGTCAAAATTATTGAAAGTAAAAGATCAATTTTTCCAATTGCCAAAGGGGAATTAGACGATTTCATTGGAGTTGTTCAGGCAAAGGATATTCTCTCAGTAATGTTTAGTGAAGAAGAATTTGATGTGGAAAAAATCGTTAAAGAACCATTAGTAGTTTCTGAGCATTTGCAAACATTAGAATTATTAAAGGAATTTAAAGAAAACCAAGAATATGTTCATATGTCCCTTGTTATTGATGAATTCGGCAGTGTAGAAGGTTTAATTACTTTAAACGATTTACTTGAAGGCATTGTTGGAGACATTCCAAGTATTGATGAAGAAGATGAACCTGAAGCAATCCAAAGGGAGGATGGAACTTGGTTAATCGATGGAAGATACCCTATTGATAAATTTAAAGAATTATTTGAATTTAAAGATAAATTGCCTGATGAAGAAGAAGACAACTATACCACTTTAGCAGGTTTTATTTTAAGTATTAGCGGTACCGTTCCTAATGAAGAGGACAAATATGAATGTGAAAGGTTTATCTTTGAAATTATAGACATTGATGGACACCAAATTGATAAAGTTCTTGTAACCGATCTTGGATCCAAAGAAGTAACTGAAACTGAGGAGTGA
- a CDS encoding calcium/sodium antiporter, with protein sequence MDAFIIVNILLLLAGFIFLIKGSDIFVDGASSIASILKIPAIIVGLTIVAFGTSTPEAAVSITSSLTGNNAMAVSNIVGSNIFNILIVIGICALLGDLLMERSVLNKDLPFLIGITLLLEALIFIGGNLTHLEGIVLLIILIVYLTHTVHVARQSAEANVVEKPKLTLQKSIIFIIIGLVGIVLGGDLVVDNASTIAMAFGMSETLVGLTIVAIGTSLPELVTSVTALKKGENQLVIGNVIGSNTFNILFILGASSAITNIPVDQSMLTDIGFMIAVTILCFIFGKTQEKYDKKEGIILVALFVIYMAFSIIRN encoded by the coding sequence ATGGATGCATTTATTATTGTCAATATCCTACTGTTACTTGCGGGATTCATATTTTTAATTAAAGGTTCCGATATTTTCGTTGATGGAGCAAGCAGCATTGCTTCTATTTTAAAAATCCCTGCCATCATTGTTGGTTTGACCATCGTGGCATTTGGAACCAGTACTCCTGAAGCTGCAGTTTCCATTACTTCCTCCCTAACTGGAAATAATGCAATGGCTGTGAGCAACATTGTTGGAAGCAATATATTTAATATTTTAATCGTCATTGGAATATGTGCATTACTTGGCGACTTGTTAATGGAAAGAAGTGTTTTAAATAAAGATTTGCCTTTCCTTATAGGCATAACATTATTACTTGAAGCATTAATATTTATCGGCGGAAATCTTACACATCTTGAAGGAATTGTATTGCTCATTATCTTAATTGTTTATCTTACCCACACCGTTCATGTAGCAAGACAGTCAGCGGAAGCCAATGTTGTGGAAAAACCTAAATTAACACTTCAAAAAAGTATAATTTTTATAATTATTGGACTTGTAGGTATTGTTCTTGGTGGAGATTTGGTTGTAGATAATGCTTCAACCATAGCAATGGCATTTGGAATGAGTGAAACACTAGTAGGTTTAACTATTGTAGCTATCGGTACATCTTTACCTGAACTTGTCACATCAGTTACTGCTTTAAAGAAAGGGGAAAACCAATTAGTAATCGGCAATGTTATAGGTTCAAACACATTTAATATCCTATTCATACTTGGTGCAAGTAGTGCTATAACCAACATACCCGTAGATCAGAGCATGTTAACAGATATCGGGTTTATGATTGCAGTAACCATATTATGTTTCATATTTGGTAAAACTCAGGAAAAATACGACAAAAAAGAAGGTATTATTTTAGTTGCATTATTTGTTATATACATGGCATTTTCTATAATAAGAAATTGA
- a CDS encoding TIGR00269 family protein, with amino-acid sequence MVKLDKDEFNEYIFTRINNLIRDHELIKEDELIAVALSGGKDSVLTLHALKNYQNFLDFDLVAISVDEGIKGYRQHGINSAIQNARELDVKLVQKSFKDEEGFALDDIYADFKSACIPCGVFRRNILNKTAYEIGACKIATGHNLDDEIQSFLMSFARGDTIKFSKFGPELDVIHPKLIPRIKPLWNTPEKEVGMWAVMNNIDIHLDECPYSHLSLRAKIKAFLNESEDKCPGIKNNVMESFKQILTFENDISTKLNECEVCGEPTSSNVCKACELKDLINNAYSTND; translated from the coding sequence ATGGTGAAATTAGACAAAGATGAATTTAATGAATATATTTTCACAAGAATTAATAATTTAATCCGTGATCATGAATTAATTAAAGAGGACGAGTTAATCGCTGTGGCATTATCTGGTGGTAAAGATAGTGTATTAACATTACACGCACTTAAAAATTATCAAAACTTTTTAGATTTTGATTTAGTGGCTATTAGTGTCGATGAGGGTATTAAAGGTTATCGCCAACACGGCATCAATTCAGCTATTCAAAATGCCAGGGAGTTGGATGTTAAGCTTGTTCAAAAATCATTTAAGGATGAGGAGGGGTTTGCGCTTGATGATATTTATGCTGATTTTAAAAGCGCATGTATTCCCTGTGGAGTGTTTAGAAGAAATATTTTAAATAAAACCGCTTATGAAATAGGTGCTTGTAAAATAGCAACTGGACATAATTTAGATGATGAAATTCAATCTTTTTTAATGAGCTTTGCTCGTGGTGATACAATTAAATTCTCAAAATTCGGTCCTGAACTTGATGTAATTCATCCAAAGCTTATTCCAAGAATTAAACCTTTGTGGAATACTCCTGAAAAAGAAGTTGGGATGTGGGCGGTAATGAACAACATTGATATTCATCTTGATGAATGTCCTTATTCGCATTTATCTCTAAGAGCTAAAATTAAGGCATTTTTAAACGAAAGTGAAGATAAATGCCCAGGCATTAAGAATAATGTGATGGAGTCATTTAAACAGATTTTAACATTTGAAAATGATATCAGCACAAAGCTCAATGAATGCGAAGTTTGTGGGGAGCCTACTTCTTCTAATGTTTGTAAAGCTTGTGAACTAAAAGATTTAATAAATAATGCATATTCTACTAATGATTAA
- a CDS encoding MTH1187 family thiamine-binding protein translates to MITCDFAILPVGTETTECKDYVTAAVQSIKDSGLSYQLTGMGTQIEAENLTQLYEAIANAQEAIFELDIGRVYTVIKVDDRRDLENRTLDAKVDTVNEMLK, encoded by the coding sequence ATGATTACATGCGATTTTGCAATATTGCCTGTAGGCACTGAAACTACTGAATGTAAAGATTATGTAACTGCAGCTGTTCAATCAATAAAAGATTCCGGTTTAAGTTATCAATTAACTGGAATGGGAACACAAATAGAAGCAGAAAATTTAACCCAATTATATGAAGCAATAGCTAATGCTCAAGAAGCCATCTTTGAATTAGACATTGGCAGAGTATATACCGTTATAAAAGTAGACGATAGAAGAGACTTAGAAAATAGAACTTTAGATGCTAAAGTTGATACCGTTAATGAAATGTTAAAATAA
- a CDS encoding DegT/DnrJ/EryC1/StrS family aminotransferase has protein sequence MSDIRVPIAKPIIGEEEIENVVEVLKSGMIAQGPKVEEFEQKFADWVGAEYGIAVNSGTAALHTALLACDIGEGDEVITTPFTFIASGNSIVYTGAKPVFADIDLKNYTINPDEIEKSITENTKAILPVQLYGQSANMDRINEIAEKYGLIVIEDAAQAHGATCNGKKIGSLGDMSCFSFYPTKNMTTSEGGIITTDDEDLAENARIYRAHGASVRYHHDAIGYNFRMTDISAAIGLAQLEKIDDFNDKRIANAAYLNEGLKDVDGIVTPYCAYDSKHVYHQYTIRVEKGDRDDWVDIINDCGVGTGIHYPIPLYNQPIYKALGYTGHCPNAELAADNVISLPVHPSLTKEDLDLVIGAVKTASKELD, from the coding sequence TTGTCAGATATTAGAGTTCCTATTGCTAAACCAATAATCGGAGAAGAAGAAATAGAAAATGTAGTTGAAGTTTTAAAATCAGGTATGATTGCTCAAGGTCCAAAAGTTGAAGAATTTGAGCAAAAATTTGCTGATTGGGTAGGTGCAGAGTATGGAATTGCTGTTAACTCAGGAACTGCTGCTTTACACACTGCATTACTAGCATGCGATATTGGAGAAGGCGATGAGGTTATTACAACACCATTTACATTTATTGCAAGTGGTAATTCCATAGTGTATACTGGGGCAAAACCGGTATTTGCCGATATTGATTTAAAAAATTATACAATAAATCCTGATGAAATTGAAAAATCAATAACAGAGAATACTAAAGCTATTTTGCCAGTTCAATTATATGGTCAATCTGCAAACATGGATAGAATTAATGAAATAGCTGAAAAATATGGATTAATTGTTATTGAAGATGCTGCCCAAGCTCATGGAGCAACTTGCAACGGTAAAAAAATAGGCAGTCTGGGGGATATGTCTTGCTTTAGTTTTTACCCAACAAAAAACATGACCACTTCCGAAGGCGGAATAATTACAACAGATGATGAAGATTTAGCAGAAAATGCAAGAATATACAGGGCACACGGAGCTAGTGTTAGATATCATCATGATGCAATAGGATACAATTTTAGAATGACTGATATTTCCGCAGCGATAGGTCTTGCACAATTGGAAAAAATAGATGATTTTAATGATAAAAGAATTGCCAATGCGGCATATTTAAATGAAGGTTTAAAAGATGTTGATGGAATAGTTACTCCATACTGTGCTTATGATTCTAAACATGTATATCATCAATACACAATTAGGGTTGAAAAAGGAGACCGTGATGATTGGGTTGATATAATCAATGATTGTGGTGTCGGAACGGGTATTCATTATCCAATTCCATTATACAATCAGCCAATTTACAAAGCATTAGGTTATACTGGGCATTGTCCAAATGCAGAACTTGCAGCAGACAATGTAATTTCACTTCCAGTACATCCATCATTAACAAAGGAAGATTTGGATCTTGTAATTGGAGCTGTTAAAACAGCTTCTAAGGAGTTAGATTGA
- a CDS encoding tRNA (guanine(10)-N(2))-dimethyltransferase, which yields MDEYKTRRIEEGFTTIEFPEFDKVSSAAPVFYNPHMELNRDLSILALQVFQKEQQREINICDLFGGSGIRGIRYKNEIDGVGEVSINDISETANHYERHNIELNNLEDVKIYQHDASMFLRMKRGEFDVIDIDPFGTPSPFLDSAGYCARRNSLLCITATDTSALCGTYEEPCIRKYNSKPYKSEYCHETGIRILAGFVALTLSKYAKFIEVKMSHSTEHYMRLYIEVKKGSKKTDESLKNIGYIVHCKHCLYRQTSNGLASPIDDVCPICGEKLTQAGPLWLGDIQNLKFIQEMIDEVENKKINTEKETLKLLNKCIGEAGAPVTFYDVHKICKNLKVSAPKFDLILEELEKHGFKAIKTHYNPLGIKSECSIEDIKNILIKLNNI from the coding sequence ATGGACGAATATAAAACAAGACGCATTGAAGAAGGATTTACCACAATTGAATTTCCAGAATTTGATAAAGTTTCATCAGCTGCACCAGTTTTTTATAATCCTCATATGGAATTAAATAGAGATTTATCTATCCTTGCACTCCAAGTATTTCAAAAAGAGCAACAAAGGGAAATAAATATATGTGATTTATTTGGAGGAAGCGGAATTAGAGGCATTAGATATAAAAATGAAATTGATGGCGTCGGCGAGGTTTCTATAAATGACATAAGTGAAACCGCAAATCATTATGAAAGGCATAACATCGAATTGAATAATTTAGAGGATGTTAAAATTTATCAGCACGATGCTAGCATGTTTTTAAGAATGAAACGCGGCGAATTCGATGTTATAGATATTGATCCTTTTGGAACTCCTTCTCCTTTTCTAGACTCAGCAGGGTACTGTGCCCGTAGAAATTCATTGTTATGTATCACCGCAACTGACACCTCTGCATTATGCGGAACATATGAAGAACCTTGCATTCGTAAATATAATTCAAAGCCTTACAAAAGTGAATATTGTCATGAAACTGGAATTAGAATCTTAGCAGGGTTTGTGGCTTTAACCCTTTCAAAATACGCCAAATTTATTGAAGTTAAAATGTCCCATAGTACCGAACATTATATGAGACTATACATTGAAGTTAAAAAAGGTTCTAAAAAAACTGATGAATCTCTTAAAAATATCGGATACATTGTCCATTGTAAACATTGCCTTTACAGACAAACCAGCAATGGATTGGCCAGCCCTATTGATGATGTTTGTCCAATTTGTGGTGAAAAATTAACTCAAGCAGGCCCATTATGGCTAGGGGACATTCAAAATCTAAAATTTATTCAAGAAATGATTGATGAAGTTGAAAATAAAAAGATCAATACTGAAAAAGAAACATTGAAATTATTAAATAAATGCATTGGTGAAGCCGGTGCTCCTGTGACTTTTTATGATGTGCACAAAATATGTAAAAATTTAAAAGTTAGCGCGCCCAAATTTGATTTGATTTTAGAAGAACTTGAAAAACATGGGTTTAAAGCTATAAAAACTCATTATAACCCATTAGGAATTAAAAGTGAATGTAGCATTGAAGATATAAAAAATATTTTAATTAAATTAAATAATATATAA
- a CDS encoding Lrp/AsnC family transcriptional regulator — MVKTKDNIVKLDKTDVNILKIINEDVRTSYRQISRSLDVSVGTVHNRIDKMVKSGVIKKFSPVIDHEKLGFVLTTIIGVRVKGGKLKNWEEKTFFNKNVVGIYDVTGEYDAFLIAKFRNTNELNSFIKELLKDPIIERTYTQTVLDVIKEDMGSSNIL; from the coding sequence ATGGTGAAAACTAAAGATAATATTGTAAAACTTGACAAAACTGATGTTAACATATTAAAAATCATTAATGAAGATGTAAGAACTTCCTATAGACAAATATCTCGCAGTTTAGATGTTTCTGTAGGCACTGTCCACAATCGTATTGATAAAATGGTTAAATCTGGAGTAATTAAAAAGTTCTCACCAGTTATTGACCATGAGAAATTAGGTTTTGTTTTAACCACCATTATCGGAGTTAGAGTTAAAGGTGGAAAACTTAAAAACTGGGAAGAAAAAACTTTCTTTAATAAAAATGTGGTTGGAATTTATGATGTTACTGGAGAATATGATGCATTTTTAATTGCAAAATTCAGAAACACAAATGAATTAAATTCATTTATTAAGGAGTTATTAAAAGATCCGATTATAGAAAGAACCTACACTCAAACTGTTCTTGATGTAATCAAAGAAGATATGGGATCTTCCAATATTTTATAA
- the mptA gene encoding GTP cyclohydrolase MptA has product MAVCLPDTQDDTPNIPIKLTRVGVTGVKKLLQLKRTNKRPIILLPTFDAFVDLPSNQKGVHMSRNPEAISEVLETVSKDSSVDVESLCAKIVGKMMSKHEYAKRVEISMTTDFMFMKESPVTKNKTQEMAQLKAKAVGYRDNKGNIEIRKSVGAELIGMTVCPCAQESVKESDKNKLLEFLDEETTQKVLDTVTFASHNQRGIGTLLIEVPEDKTVKAEDLIEIIENSMSSQVCELLKRPDENATVINAHKKPVFVEDCVRNMMEKIVKKYDDFPDDTLITARQENQESIHRHNAFAEKVTTLGELKEELNI; this is encoded by the coding sequence TTGGCAGTTTGCTTACCCGATACTCAAGACGACACTCCTAACATACCTATAAAATTAACCAGAGTAGGTGTAACTGGAGTTAAAAAATTGTTACAACTAAAAAGAACAAATAAAAGACCTATAATTTTATTACCTACCTTTGATGCTTTTGTAGACTTACCAAGTAATCAAAAAGGAGTACATATGTCTAGAAACCCGGAAGCCATTAGTGAAGTTCTAGAAACTGTATCTAAAGACTCCTCAGTTGATGTTGAATCATTATGTGCAAAAATAGTAGGTAAAATGATGTCAAAACACGAATATGCAAAACGTGTTGAAATTTCAATGACAACCGATTTCATGTTCATGAAAGAATCACCAGTTACCAAAAATAAAACCCAGGAAATGGCTCAATTAAAAGCAAAAGCTGTAGGATATAGGGACAATAAAGGCAACATAGAGATTAGAAAAAGTGTTGGTGCCGAACTTATTGGAATGACCGTTTGTCCATGTGCACAAGAATCTGTGAAAGAATCAGACAAAAATAAATTATTAGAATTTTTAGATGAAGAAACTACTCAAAAAGTATTAGACACAGTTACTTTCGCTTCTCACAATCAAAGAGGAATAGGCACCTTATTAATTGAAGTTCCTGAAGATAAAACTGTTAAAGCAGAAGATTTAATTGAAATTATTGAAAATTCAATGAGTTCCCAAGTATGTGAATTACTTAAAAGACCTGACGAAAACGCAACTGTAATCAATGCACATAAAAAACCTGTTTTTGTTGAAGACTGTGTTAGAAACATGATGGAAAAAATTGTTAAAAAATATGATGACTTCCCAGATGATACATTAATTACTGCACGTCAAGAAAATCAAGAAAGTATTCACAGACATAATGCATTTGCAGAAAAGGTAACAACCCTTGGAGAACTAAAAGAAGAATTGAACATCTAA